The following proteins are encoded in a genomic region of Aquella oligotrophica:
- a CDS encoding RidA family protein, producing MKAINTPNAPQAIGPYVQAVQLGNLVYTSGQIPLDKNGILIGEEIKAQTEQVMKNLEAILIHSGTDLNRVIKTTCFLSDMNNFAGFNEVYSRFFDRSFPARSCVEVARLPRDVLVEVEAIAVIPL from the coding sequence TTGAAAGCAATTAACACACCAAATGCACCACAAGCCATTGGACCATATGTACAAGCAGTCCAATTAGGAAATCTCGTTTATACTTCTGGGCAGATACCGCTAGACAAAAATGGGATTCTTATTGGCGAAGAGATTAAAGCGCAAACTGAACAAGTCATGAAAAATCTTGAAGCTATTCTAATTCATTCAGGTACCGATTTAAACCGAGTAATTAAGACGACCTGCTTTCTTTCAGACATGAATAACTTTGCAGGCTTTAATGAAGTTTATAGTCGCTTCTTTGACCGCAGCTTTCCAGCTCGCTCATGTGTTGAAGTTGCAAGACTGCCAAGAGATGTCCTTGTTGAAGTTGAAGCAATTGCTGTAATACCACTATAA
- a CDS encoding NAD(P)H-dependent oxidoreductase: MNNLIIFAHPNLASSTANSKIIENLRTSNLNFKIRHLDALYDSYKINVDAEQQELINADNIILQFPFYWYSCPASLKNWIDQVLTFNFAYGPDGDKLKGKNLILSFTVGGPVESYTPLGYNHFSVHDLIKPFEQTAYLCQMNYLPPIFTHRMIYIPGVYNIKEEVEDRANLHTQRLITALQNLDKNI; this comes from the coding sequence ATGAATAATCTGATTATATTTGCTCACCCCAACCTTGCTAGTTCCACTGCAAATAGCAAAATTATTGAAAATCTTAGAACTAGTAATCTGAATTTTAAGATACGTCACTTAGATGCATTATATGATTCATACAAAATAAATGTCGATGCAGAACAACAGGAACTAATTAATGCAGATAATATAATACTTCAATTTCCTTTTTACTGGTATTCATGCCCAGCATCTCTCAAGAACTGGATTGATCAGGTGCTCACATTTAATTTTGCCTATGGTCCAGACGGAGATAAGCTAAAGGGTAAAAACTTGATTTTATCTTTTACGGTGGGAGGTCCAGTAGAATCATATACCCCTTTGGGTTACAATCACTTCTCTGTGCATGATCTGATAAAACCATTTGAACAAACAGCATACTTATGCCAAATGAATTATCTTCCACCTATTTTTACTCACAGAATGATATATATTCCCGGAGTTTACAACATAAAGGAAGAAGTTGAGGATAGAGCGAATCTACATACACAAAGGTTAATTACCGCACTACAAAATCTAGATAAGAATATATAA
- a CDS encoding lipocalin family protein, with product MRKIFLGITMLMVLVNHIYAKDILTESAVATVVAIKNFDPATISGKWYEISRLPTYFARHCQAPIITQIQAESGEMELTNSCATVSGDKEAFNALVYLTKENYAGDGRLVATSMPGWLRWTHLGRNDYWILYLDKDYFLAGTPDYKYLWLFAKVESPPLKDIQRILAIAKNQGFNLDQIIFNYPSYYVE from the coding sequence GTGAGAAAAATATTTTTGGGTATAACTATGTTAATGGTTCTGGTTAATCATATTTATGCAAAGGATATTTTAACGGAAAGCGCAGTAGCAACTGTAGTGGCTATCAAAAATTTTGATCCGGCTACAATTTCGGGTAAGTGGTATGAAATCTCTAGGTTACCTACTTATTTTGCTAGACATTGTCAGGCGCCAATAATTACCCAGATTCAGGCTGAGAGTGGCGAAATGGAGCTTACTAATAGCTGTGCAACTGTTTCAGGTGATAAAGAAGCCTTTAATGCCCTTGTTTACCTGACAAAAGAAAACTATGCTGGAGATGGTAGGCTTGTGGCTACCTCAATGCCTGGCTGGTTACGCTGGACGCATCTTGGGCGTAATGACTATTGGATTCTCTATCTTGATAAAGATTATTTTCTGGCTGGAACACCAGATTATAAGTACCTATGGTTATTTGCAAAAGTTGAATCCCCACCACTAAAAGATATTCAGCGGATTTTAGCTATAGCTAAAAATCAGGGGTTTAATTTGGATCAGATTATCTTTAATTATCCATCATATTATGTTGAATAA
- the tig gene encoding trigger factor, which yields MSVEVVSTLERKVSFNVNKTLVNNEVANELKKYAKQAKVQGFRPGKAPKHIVEQMYGGKAYEDALNAQINKQFVDQLVENKLNIVGYPKFDLTSSEGEEFIFAATFEVMPEVALGNLADKEVEKPVCNLTDADVATTIDILRKQRATHVDSDAAASTGDKVTIDFLGKVDGEEFEGGKAEDYPFVLGQGWMLPDFEAGIEGMKAGESKDVNVNFPETYHAENLKGKTAVFTITVKLVAKQELPELTPEFIKTLGVEDGTEESLRSEIKENLEREVERRLRIKSRDNALQALAEVSPLEVPGALVHEEIHNMMKNAEENMKRQGYKPDQMKFTHEMFENDAKKMVTLRLLVQEFIKENSITATDDEVKKVIEEMATMYEDPADYVSWYYQDNQRVNNARAMAIEQKVTDTIYAKAKAKDVTLSYEDIMKMQVQY from the coding sequence ATGTCAGTTGAAGTGGTTAGCACTTTGGAGCGTAAAGTCAGTTTTAATGTAAATAAGACGCTTGTGAATAATGAAGTTGCAAATGAATTGAAGAAATATGCAAAACAGGCTAAAGTTCAAGGATTTCGTCCAGGTAAAGCACCTAAACATATAGTTGAACAGATGTATGGTGGTAAGGCTTATGAAGATGCATTAAATGCACAGATTAATAAACAATTTGTTGATCAGCTGGTTGAGAATAAATTAAATATTGTTGGTTATCCTAAATTTGATCTTACTTCAAGTGAAGGTGAAGAGTTTATTTTTGCTGCTACATTTGAAGTGATGCCAGAAGTTGCTTTGGGTAATCTTGCGGATAAAGAAGTTGAGAAACCAGTATGTAATTTGACAGATGCAGATGTTGCTACAACAATTGATATTTTGCGTAAACAGCGTGCTACTCATGTAGATAGCGATGCGGCTGCTTCTACTGGAGATAAAGTTACGATTGACTTCTTAGGAAAAGTTGATGGTGAAGAATTTGAAGGTGGTAAAGCTGAAGATTATCCTTTTGTCTTAGGTCAAGGGTGGATGTTGCCTGACTTTGAGGCTGGAATAGAGGGTATGAAAGCTGGTGAGAGTAAGGATGTAAATGTTAACTTCCCTGAAACTTATCATGCTGAAAATCTAAAGGGTAAAACCGCAGTATTCACTATTACTGTTAAATTGGTTGCAAAACAGGAATTACCTGAGCTAACACCAGAATTTATCAAAACTCTTGGTGTAGAAGATGGAACGGAAGAAAGCCTACGTAGCGAGATTAAAGAAAATCTGGAACGTGAAGTTGAGCGCCGTCTAAGAATCAAGTCACGTGATAATGCTCTTCAAGCTTTAGCTGAAGTTTCTCCTCTTGAAGTACCGGGTGCTTTGGTTCATGAAGAAATTCATAATATGATGAAAAATGCTGAAGAAAATATGAAACGTCAGGGATATAAACCTGATCAGATGAAGTTTACTCATGAAATGTTTGAAAATGATGCTAAAAAAATGGTTACGCTTCGCTTATTGGTTCAGGAGTTCATTAAAGAGAATTCAATAACTGCGACAGATGATGAAGTCAAAAAAGTTATTGAAGAAATGGCTACCATGTATGAAGATCCAGCTGATTATGTTAGCTGGTACTATCAGGATAATCAGCGTGTTAATAATGCGCGTGCAATGGCGATTGAACAAAAAGTAACTGATACAATTTACGCTAAAGCTAAGGCTAAAGATGTTACGTTGAGTTATGAAGACATTATGAAGATGCAGGTTCAATATTAA
- a CDS encoding Dabb family protein, producing the protein MIKHLVLLAFSPMIDESKIKKSIEKLGALKNKEVPEILSFSYGKNCSPESLDQGFNYAFIMEFASEKTRDIYLKNEAHKAIAQNDILPLLVNGIQSAIVLDYKC; encoded by the coding sequence GTGATTAAACATCTGGTCTTACTGGCATTTTCGCCAATGATTGATGAATCTAAGATTAAAAAAAGTATTGAGAAGTTGGGAGCATTAAAAAATAAAGAAGTTCCCGAGATTTTGTCTTTTAGCTATGGTAAAAATTGTAGCCCTGAATCGCTGGATCAGGGTTTTAATTATGCCTTTATTATGGAATTTGCAAGCGAAAAAACCAGAGATATTTATCTTAAAAATGAAGCTCACAAAGCAATTGCTCAAAATGATATTCTTCCACTGCTGGTTAATGGAATTCAGTCGGCGATTGTGCTTGATTATAAATGTTAG
- a CDS encoding FAD-dependent monooxygenase: protein MLHQKIIIAGGGPVGLTLALYLAKQNKKVMVVDQKFDYHQDGRVLALSYASMQVLARVNGWLSARVSPIRCVQISHAGLGISNIRAESVGLPELGYTIAYSDLCEHLLNQVKSYPNIQLLNATINNVNDSSGYAVVNCTDLTGNSLTYTSELLIMAEGGKLLAADKKRIEHDYQQKAVIAKIKLKAPVGDGAFERFTGIGPLVLLPHDSYYVVVWALDNELVEKVLIDNDLFIKMLDEHYTSRLGGASLSGSISSFPLKLTQAQTRLKKRLILLGNSAQTVHPISAQGLNLGLRDVATLAHLLEASQEIDFDRIARFDEFRSNDANSVIGFTHFLASFVEKPGQLFQHLRGAGIIGLSNLPFIQNKIAKRLIYGSK from the coding sequence ATGCTACATCAAAAGATAATAATTGCAGGCGGTGGTCCTGTTGGGCTTACATTAGCACTTTATCTTGCTAAACAGAATAAAAAAGTGATGGTAGTTGATCAGAAATTTGATTATCATCAGGATGGTCGGGTTCTTGCGCTTTCTTATGCTAGTATGCAGGTTCTGGCGCGAGTAAATGGTTGGTTGTCTGCTAGAGTAAGCCCGATTCGCTGTGTCCAAATATCCCATGCTGGTCTTGGTATTAGTAATATTAGAGCGGAGTCGGTTGGTTTACCTGAGCTTGGTTATACTATTGCTTATTCTGATTTATGCGAGCATCTATTAAATCAGGTTAAATCTTATCCCAATATTCAGTTATTAAATGCTACAATTAATAATGTTAATGACTCTTCCGGTTATGCAGTTGTAAATTGCACTGATTTGACAGGTAATTCATTAACTTATACCAGTGAGTTATTGATTATGGCAGAAGGTGGGAAATTGCTAGCCGCTGATAAAAAAAGAATTGAGCATGATTATCAGCAAAAGGCTGTGATTGCAAAAATAAAGCTTAAAGCTCCAGTCGGTGATGGAGCTTTTGAGCGCTTTACTGGAATTGGTCCTTTAGTCTTATTACCTCACGATAGTTATTATGTGGTGGTTTGGGCACTTGATAATGAACTTGTTGAGAAGGTGCTAATTGATAATGATCTATTCATAAAGATGCTTGATGAGCATTATACCAGTCGTTTAGGCGGGGCATCGTTATCCGGAAGTATATCTTCGTTTCCATTAAAATTAACTCAGGCACAAACAAGGCTAAAAAAACGCTTGATTCTGCTTGGTAATTCAGCACAGACTGTTCATCCAATATCAGCACAGGGCTTAAATCTGGGTTTACGTGATGTAGCAACTCTTGCTCATTTGCTTGAAGCTAGCCAGGAAATTGATTTTGATCGGATAGCGCGGTTTGATGAGTTTAGGTCAAATGATGCTAATAGTGTAATTGGGTTTACCCATTTTCTGGCAAGCTTTGTTGAGAAGCCTGGACAATTATTTCAGCATTTACGTGGAGCTGGAATAATTGGGTTAAGTAATCTTCCATTTATTCAGAACAAAATTGCAAAGAGATTAATCTATGGCAGTAAATAA
- a CDS encoding FAD-dependent monooxygenase: MAVNKEFDIIIIGGGLVGSAFAADVLSHSPNTKILIIEAKKPEFIENPPLDSKIYAVSPKNFEQFTKIGVFPDLSRVGKIEKMNVFGNANGAIDFDSGNAYDGYLARLVEYGNLQKAILDKLEEYPNLEMCYGQIATIDNQISEVRVVMADKSVYTGSLLVAADGGNSFVRKVVGFNSQQIDYEQSGVVANFNCEKDHANTAYQWFLGDSILAFLPLPDKKISIVWSTSNPELLLDLSYDGFVRAVEEASQNKLGKLELITKPQAFPLKLNLIEKCYKDRVILIGDAFHTIHPLAGQGLILVLVMHGNYRH, encoded by the coding sequence ATGGCAGTAAATAAAGAATTTGATATTATTATTATTGGTGGAGGACTCGTTGGAAGTGCTTTTGCTGCTGATGTTTTAAGTCATAGTCCAAATACCAAAATTCTTATCATTGAGGCTAAAAAACCTGAATTTATTGAGAATCCTCCATTAGACAGTAAAATTTACGCAGTATCGCCCAAAAATTTTGAGCAGTTCACAAAGATTGGCGTTTTTCCTGATTTGTCACGAGTTGGCAAAATAGAAAAAATGAATGTATTTGGCAATGCCAATGGCGCAATCGATTTTGATTCTGGTAATGCTTATGATGGATATCTTGCAAGACTGGTTGAATATGGTAATTTACAGAAAGCTATATTAGACAAGCTGGAAGAATATCCTAATTTGGAAATGTGTTATGGGCAAATTGCTACGATAGACAATCAGATCTCAGAAGTTCGTGTAGTGATGGCGGATAAGAGTGTTTATACCGGAAGCTTACTGGTCGCGGCGGATGGTGGTAATTCATTTGTCAGGAAAGTAGTAGGCTTTAATAGTCAGCAGATTGACTATGAACAATCAGGTGTAGTTGCGAATTTCAATTGTGAAAAAGATCATGCTAATACTGCCTATCAATGGTTCCTAGGTGATAGTATTCTTGCCTTTCTACCTCTACCGGATAAAAAAATCTCAATTGTCTGGTCAACATCTAATCCTGAATTACTTCTAGACTTATCTTATGATGGTTTTGTCCGTGCAGTGGAAGAGGCTTCACAAAATAAACTTGGTAAGCTAGAGTTAATTACTAAACCTCAAGCGTTTCCGCTAAAACTTAACTTGATCGAGAAGTGTTATAAAGATAGAGTAATTTTGATTGGTGATGCCTTTCATACTATCCATCCTCTTGCTGGGCAGGGGTTAATCTTGGTTTTGGTGATGCATGGCAATTATCGGCACTAA
- a CDS encoding DsbC family protein: MKKILVGLMLIAGLAACNNNGGGSNSVSPDKIKADLVKQVPGLTQVDQVNPTKISGLYEVVVGRKIFYVSTDGKFAVFGNIVDLATKQSVTEQRMQDLAKVDFSKLPLDLAIKQVNGDGSRKIAVFTDPDCPYCKMFEKQVVPQLQNVTVYSFLFPLPIHPNAATHAKQIWCSKDRAATWAAWMQKDTALPTNTSCDTSGLDKVMKVGTEVVQVDGTPTIVLSTGQILPGMVPADQLNAKLDEISGKAPAAASAPSASAAK, from the coding sequence ATGAAGAAAATATTGGTTGGTTTAATGTTAATTGCTGGTTTAGCAGCATGTAATAACAATGGTGGGGGAAGCAACTCTGTATCTCCAGATAAAATCAAGGCTGATTTAGTTAAGCAGGTTCCTGGTTTAACTCAGGTGGATCAAGTAAACCCAACAAAAATTAGCGGTTTATATGAAGTTGTAGTTGGGCGTAAAATTTTTTATGTATCAACAGATGGTAAATTTGCGGTGTTTGGTAATATTGTTGATTTAGCAACTAAGCAAAGTGTAACAGAGCAAAGAATGCAGGATTTGGCTAAAGTTGATTTCAGCAAGTTACCTCTTGATTTGGCAATTAAACAGGTAAATGGTGATGGTAGTCGTAAGATTGCAGTATTTACTGATCCTGATTGTCCTTACTGTAAAATGTTTGAGAAACAAGTTGTGCCACAACTTCAGAATGTAACGGTTTATAGCTTCTTGTTCCCATTGCCAATTCACCCAAATGCTGCAACTCATGCTAAGCAGATCTGGTGTAGTAAAGACCGTGCTGCTACTTGGGCTGCATGGATGCAGAAAGATACTGCTTTACCGACAAATACTAGCTGTGATACTTCTGGTTTGGATAAAGTTATGAAAGTTGGTACTGAAGTAGTACAAGTTGATGGTACTCCAACTATCGTGTTATCAACTGGACAAATATTACCGGGTATGGTTCCAGCTGATCAATTAAATGCTAAACTGGATGAAATTTCTGGTAAGGCTCCAGCTGCTGCATCTGCACCTAGTGCTTCAGCGGCAAAATAA
- a CDS encoding DsbC family protein, with the protein MRLSVYNLLLSGLLAISITNSFAADATVPSVIAKNLHNNLPNLTIDRIIPTQVPGIYEVDSGRKVFYVDSTGNYAFVGNLLDLTSKTNYTEARTEALNRIDFNKLPLNIAMKKIIGNGRDKIAIFTDPDCPFCKRLEGETIPKLKNVTVYYFLYPLPIHPDAVNDSKRILCSENPESAMFGTMVKGIPLTKYNTCENAGRLTKMQDAANNLVQVTGTPTIVLPNGKIVSGLIPADYLTKLIDDNSVESAIAVKK; encoded by the coding sequence ATGCGTTTATCTGTTTATAATCTGCTATTAAGTGGCTTACTGGCAATATCAATTACAAACTCATTTGCCGCCGATGCTACAGTTCCTTCTGTGATAGCAAAAAATCTGCATAATAACTTACCTAACCTGACTATTGACAGGATAATCCCGACGCAAGTGCCCGGTATTTACGAAGTTGATTCTGGGCGTAAAGTTTTTTATGTTGATTCTACCGGAAATTATGCTTTTGTAGGTAATTTACTTGATTTAACCAGTAAAACAAATTATACCGAAGCTAGAACCGAAGCTTTGAATCGCATAGATTTCAATAAACTACCACTTAATATTGCCATGAAAAAAATAATTGGTAATGGTCGGGATAAGATCGCAATTTTCACTGATCCAGATTGTCCATTTTGTAAACGCCTTGAGGGTGAAACTATTCCCAAGTTAAAAAATGTGACAGTTTATTATTTTTTATACCCACTACCGATTCATCCTGATGCTGTAAATGATTCCAAACGAATTTTATGCTCCGAGAATCCTGAAAGTGCAATGTTTGGTACTATGGTTAAAGGAATCCCGCTTACTAAGTATAATACCTGTGAAAATGCGGGGAGACTTACTAAAATGCAGGATGCTGCCAATAATTTGGTACAGGTAACTGGCACCCCAACGATAGTCTTGCCAAATGGTAAGATTGTTTCTGGTCTAATCCCTGCGGACTACCTAACTAAGCTGATCGATGATAATAGTGTTGAGTCTGCAATCGCAGTAAAAAAATAA
- the galE gene encoding UDP-glucose 4-epimerase GalE produces the protein MKTILVTGGAGYIGSHTVVELLNSGYEVVIVDNLINSNIKVLDRIQSICQKRPIFYNCDILDKVSLEQVFQKHDFSAVIHFAALKAVGESVREPQRYYTNNVSGSLILFELMAKYSVKKIVFSSSATVYGDPISVPITEEFPLSATNPYGQTKLMMEQILRDIYAADREWSIGILRYFNPVGAHSSGLIGEDPNGIPNNLMPYISQVAVGKLECLSVFGNDYPTHDGTGVRDYIHVVDLARGHLKALEYLEANGGELIVNLGTGTGYSVLDVVKAFELASGKVINYQIKPRRSGDVAKCFANPAKALELLGWQTTYDLEQMCRDTWNWQQKNPQGYT, from the coding sequence ATGAAAACGATTCTGGTAACTGGTGGTGCGGGTTATATTGGTTCCCATACAGTAGTGGAATTACTTAATTCTGGTTATGAAGTTGTAATTGTTGATAACCTTATTAATTCAAATATTAAAGTTTTAGATAGAATTCAGTCAATATGTCAGAAACGTCCAATTTTTTATAATTGTGACATTCTTGATAAAGTGTCTTTGGAACAAGTTTTTCAAAAACATGACTTTTCGGCAGTGATTCATTTTGCAGCATTGAAAGCGGTTGGTGAATCGGTTAGGGAGCCACAGCGTTACTATACGAATAACGTTAGCGGAAGTCTGATCCTTTTTGAGCTTATGGCTAAATATAGCGTTAAGAAAATTGTATTTAGTTCCTCAGCTACAGTATATGGTGATCCAATAAGTGTACCAATAACGGAAGAATTCCCGTTATCTGCGACTAATCCATATGGGCAGACTAAACTAATGATGGAGCAAATTTTACGTGATATCTATGCTGCCGATCGTGAATGGTCGATTGGAATACTCCGCTATTTTAATCCGGTTGGGGCACATTCGTCTGGTTTAATTGGTGAAGATCCAAATGGTATTCCGAATAATCTTATGCCATATATTAGTCAGGTTGCTGTTGGTAAGCTGGAATGTTTAAGTGTGTTTGGTAATGACTATCCAACCCATGATGGTACTGGTGTTCGTGATTATATTCATGTGGTTGATTTAGCACGTGGGCATCTTAAAGCACTTGAGTATCTTGAAGCAAATGGCGGTGAATTGATCGTTAATCTTGGTACTGGAACTGGTTATTCTGTCCTAGATGTAGTCAAAGCTTTTGAACTTGCTAGTGGTAAGGTAATCAATTACCAGATTAAACCGCGCCGTTCTGGTGATGTTGCCAAGTGTTTTGCTAATCCGGCAAAGGCTTTGGAATTATTGGGTTGGCAAACTACTTATGATTTAGAGCAAATGTGTCGCGATACGTGGAACTGGCAGCAAAAAAACCCTCAAGGTTATACCTAG